The following are encoded together in the Chaetodon trifascialis isolate fChaTrf1 chromosome 3, fChaTrf1.hap1, whole genome shotgun sequence genome:
- the slc2a1b gene encoding solute carrier family 2, facilitated glucose transporter member 1, whose amino-acid sequence MDSGKQITFPLLMSVGTAVIGSLQFGYNTGVINAPQKIIENFINETWFERYQTPISKNSLTAIWSIAVAIFSVGGIFGSFSVGLFVNRLGRRNSMLMANILAFIAAILMGFSKMASSWEMLIAGRFVVGLYSGLSTGFVPMYVGEVSPTSLRGALGTLHQLGIVVGILIAQVFGMESVMGSYDLWPLLLGFIFIPAIIQCVLLPLCPKSPRFLLINKNEENKAKAVLKKLRGTTDVSADMQEMKEESRQMMREKKVTIPELFRSNLYRQPLMIAVILQLSQQLSGINAIFYYSTRIFEKAEVKQPVYATIGAGVVNTAFTVVSLFVVERAGRRSLHLVGLLGMAGSAVLMTIALSLLDQLKWMSYVCIVAIFSFVAFFEIGPGPIPWFIVAELFSQGPRPSAIAVAGFTNWTANFIVGMGFQYVEELCGPYVFIIFTVLLLVFFVFTYFKVPETKGRTFDEIAASFRQTAATGGEKHSPEELNSLGADSQL is encoded by the exons atCATTGAGAATTTCATCAATGAGACGTGGTTTGAGCGCTACCAGACGCCCATCTCGAAGAACTCCCTCACAGCCATCTGGTCCATCGCCGTCGCCATCTTCTCTGTCGGTGGCATCTTTGGCTCCTTCTCTGTTGGACTCTTTGTCAACCGCTTGGGAAG GAGGAACTCCATGCTCATGGCCAACATCCTGGCCTTCATCGCAGCCATCCTGATGGGCTTTTCCAAGATGGCGAGCTCCTGGGAAATGCTGATCGCTGGTCGTTTTGTGGTGGGCCTCTACTCCGGCCTCTCCACAGGCTTTGTGCCCATGTATGTGGGTGAGGTTTCCCCAACATCCCTACGAGGAGCCCTGGGCACCCTCCACCAGCTGGGCATTGTGGTCGGCATCCTCATTGCACAG GTGTTTGGAATGGAGTCAGTCATGGGCAGCTATGACTTGTGGCCGCTCCTCTTGGGCTTCATCTTCATCCCCGCAATCATCCAGTGTGTCTTGCTGCCTCTCTGCCCCAAGAGCCCCCGTTTCCTGCTCATCAACAAGAACGAAGAGAACAAGGCCAAGGCTG TGCTGAAGAAGCTCAGAGGCACCACAGATGTGAGCGCTGACAtgcaggagatgaaggaggagagccGGCAGATGATGAGGGAGAAGAAGGTGACCATCCCGGAGCTGTTCCGCTCGAACCTCTACCGCCAGCCCCTCATGATTGCTGTCATCCTGCAGCTCTCCCAGCAGCTGTCTGGCATCAACGCT ATATTCTACTACTCCACTCGTATCTTTGAGAAAGCCGAAGTGAAGCAGCCCGTCTATGCCACCATCGGAGCCGGCGTAGTTAACACAGCTTTCACTGTGGTGTCG CTGTTTGTGGTGGAGCGTGCGGGACGTCGGTCTCTGCACCTAGTGGGGCTGCTGGGAATGGCCGGGTCTGCTGTCTTAATGACTATTGCCTTGTCTCTGCTG GACCAGCTCAAATGGATGTCGTATGTGTGCATCGTGGCCATCTTTTCCTTCGTCGCGTTCTTTGAGATCGGGCCAGGTCCCATCCCCTGGTTCATCGTGGCAGAGTTGTTCTCGCAGGGACCCAGGCCTTCAGCCATTGCTGTCGCGGGTTTCACCAACTGGACTGCCAACTTCATAGTGGGAATGGGCTTCCAGTATGTAGAG GAGCTGTGCGGCCCCTacgtcttcatcatcttcactgtgctgctgctcgtGTTCTTTGTCTTCACCTACTTCAAAGTCCCGGAGACCAAGGGCCGGACGTTTGATGAGATCGCCGCCAGCTTCCGCCAGACGGCCGCCACCGGAGGGGAAAAGCACTCGCCGGAGGAGCTCAACAGCCTTGGAGCTGATTCACAGCTCTGA